Proteins from one Gimesia maris genomic window:
- a CDS encoding DUF1559 domain-containing protein has protein sequence MLSRYRKKRAFTLIELLVVIAIIAILIALLLPAVQQAREAARRSQCKNNLKQIGLAVHNYHDIYTCFPNANANSELSGGSLFVSILPLIDQANAYNLYDFNLTNSDPYNVTVTSQVLPFYLCPTSPMRRAVPSCSSDSGRAPGHYAVCIGSKDYNPYWVHYGDPQPALNGSIVYTGSTAGQTRFRDITDGSTNTLMIGETAYNLPDYKFSSGDCTGQSRYSFTYWSSPYPGSTVCTTEYGFNPKDVADDSIYDSNWFKTFRSDHVGGVQFTLSDGSVRFISENIDATLLDALATRNGGEVIGDF, from the coding sequence ATGCTATCCCGCTATCGCAAGAAACGCGCCTTCACACTGATTGAGCTTCTTGTCGTCATCGCAATCATTGCTATTTTGATTGCCTTGCTCCTCCCCGCCGTCCAGCAGGCACGCGAGGCGGCCCGACGCAGCCAATGTAAAAATAATCTCAAACAAATTGGACTGGCTGTCCACAACTATCACGACATCTACACCTGTTTCCCCAATGCAAATGCAAACAGTGAATTAAGCGGTGGCAGTCTGTTTGTCTCAATTTTGCCGTTAATCGATCAGGCCAACGCTTACAATCTCTATGACTTCAATCTGACCAACTCTGATCCCTATAATGTGACGGTTACTTCTCAGGTTCTCCCATTCTATCTTTGCCCAACCTCTCCCATGCGGCGGGCGGTTCCCAGTTGTTCCAGTGATTCCGGTCGAGCACCAGGGCATTACGCGGTCTGTATTGGTTCCAAAGATTACAATCCTTACTGGGTCCATTATGGTGACCCACAACCTGCTCTGAACGGTTCCATCGTTTACACCGGCAGCACGGCGGGCCAGACTCGATTTCGTGATATCACCGATGGCTCTACCAATACTCTCATGATTGGTGAAACGGCATACAACCTTCCTGACTATAAATTCAGCAGTGGAGACTGTACCGGACAATCCCGTTACTCCTTCACTTACTGGTCCAGCCCGTACCCAGGTTCAACTGTCTGTACGACAGAGTACGGATTCAACCCGAAAGACGTTGCTGATGATTCCATTTATGACAGCAACTGGTTCAAAACTTTTCGTAGCGATCATGTTGGGGGCGTGCAGTTCACTCTTTCTGATGGTTCCGTCCGTTTCATCTCTGAAAATATCGATGCGACACTGCTGGATGCTCTGGCTACCCGTAACGGTGGGGAGGTGATCGGTGATTTCTAA
- a CDS encoding Kelch repeat-containing protein: MKTFQWTAALVCLLAASITNQASAHFLWLLPQVEGKNNAAKVQLYFGETAEPDDPDLLKPLSGIKVWEKNAKGKLETYSLTAGDDSLFITPEPKGAGRAAYGLSHTYGVITRGESQFLLQYYAKTYPQKSQRVWSKISTTEQLPLDIVPTLKGEEVTLQVNWQGKPQADVELKIIGPETSDSTVTAATNAKGQHQFKLVEGVYSIRAKFVEEKKGEHKGDKYDSVRHYSTLTLPFVAVAGSNKTAHASETAADSKYPQLPEGISSFGAAVSGDYLYVYSGHIGRAHAHSAENLSQNFQRLNLKQPTKWEALPIKTPLQGLAMAPHGENVYRVGGLSAYNKKDEDSVMESLPTVERFSAEKKAWEAVTSMPSGRSSHDSVFLGDHLYVVGGWTMQKEDESIWQEDMLVLDASQEKPQWKTIKQPFQRRALSAAAHQGKIYAMGGIDADGDISHEVDVYSPETGKWSKGPELPGSTMNGFGTTAWSIDGNLYFSGMDGGVFQLDQENNNWKKAGTLATPRFFHRLLPDGNGGLLAIGGASRKGHLKTIEQVKLN, encoded by the coding sequence ATGAAAACGTTTCAATGGACTGCAGCTCTTGTTTGCCTGCTGGCTGCTTCAATTACAAACCAGGCATCCGCGCATTTTCTCTGGCTCCTTCCGCAAGTAGAAGGAAAAAACAATGCCGCTAAAGTTCAGTTGTATTTCGGTGAAACCGCCGAACCGGATGACCCGGATCTGCTCAAACCCCTGTCGGGCATTAAAGTCTGGGAGAAAAACGCGAAAGGCAAGCTGGAGACCTACTCCCTCACAGCCGGCGATGACTCTCTGTTTATCACACCGGAACCCAAAGGGGCAGGGCGCGCTGCTTACGGCCTGAGTCACACCTATGGCGTCATTACCCGTGGAGAGAGCCAGTTCCTGCTTCAGTATTATGCCAAAACCTATCCCCAGAAAAGCCAGCGCGTCTGGAGCAAAATCTCCACCACTGAGCAGTTACCGCTGGATATTGTCCCTACTCTCAAAGGAGAGGAAGTGACTCTGCAGGTCAACTGGCAAGGCAAGCCACAGGCAGATGTAGAACTCAAAATCATCGGCCCTGAAACCAGCGACTCAACCGTCACTGCTGCCACTAACGCCAAGGGACAACACCAGTTCAAACTGGTGGAAGGTGTTTACTCGATCCGGGCGAAATTCGTCGAAGAGAAAAAAGGAGAACACAAAGGGGACAAGTATGACAGCGTGCGTCACTATTCCACTTTGACTTTGCCTTTCGTCGCTGTGGCAGGTAGCAACAAAACGGCACACGCTTCTGAAACTGCTGCCGACAGTAAATACCCTCAACTGCCTGAAGGAATTTCCAGCTTCGGTGCCGCCGTCAGTGGAGATTATCTGTACGTTTACAGTGGACATATCGGTCGAGCTCACGCTCACTCTGCAGAGAATCTCTCGCAGAACTTCCAGCGGTTAAACCTCAAACAGCCGACCAAGTGGGAAGCACTGCCGATCAAAACTCCTCTGCAGGGTCTAGCGATGGCTCCACACGGCGAAAACGTTTACCGCGTCGGCGGACTCTCTGCCTATAACAAGAAAGACGAAGATTCCGTGATGGAATCATTGCCAACCGTCGAACGCTTTTCAGCTGAAAAGAAAGCCTGGGAAGCGGTCACATCCATGCCCAGCGGTCGTTCTTCCCATGACTCGGTATTCCTCGGCGATCATTTATACGTTGTCGGTGGCTGGACCATGCAAAAAGAGGACGAGTCAATCTGGCAGGAAGACATGCTGGTCCTCGACGCCTCCCAGGAAAAACCGCAGTGGAAAACCATTAAACAGCCCTTCCAGCGTAGAGCACTCTCTGCTGCTGCACACCAGGGTAAAATCTATGCCATGGGGGGTATCGACGCTGATGGCGATATCAGTCATGAGGTCGACGTCTATTCTCCCGAAACCGGAAAATGGTCCAAAGGCCCCGAGCTTCCTGGAAGCACCATGAATGGCTTTGGTACCACCGCCTGGAGCATTGATGGCAACCTGTATTTCAGCGGTATGGATGGTGGCGTGTTCCAGTTGGACCAGGAAAACAACAACTGGAAAAAAGCAGGTACCCTGGCCACACCTCGCTTTTTCCATCGACTGCTGCCTGACGGAAATGGTGGTCTGCTCGCCATCGGCGGTGCATCCCGTAAAGGACACCTCAAAACCATTGAGCAGGTCAAACTGAATTAG
- a CDS encoding DUF3386 family protein: MRFRENIKRELKQWSLAGLIVLLSLSATIQWSPARDQPRLVSNPKKEAATQLYQQVREARATWRDFSGFTADVLIQYNGKSTTGKLTADKDFKLNLILEDNSLSEWSLPKLNSVIGHRKFRKQEPIPATFADGEVNHPLGRLVNIDGKNVSFRLQGDVMTEVHRRSDKSWFTISTLDVWRTKENEVLPRATSVIYRDPKSGAITGNRSNTFAFTRIGNFDLPSSMLTVETGENFGRNVGSIKLTNHRLTTPESLSKIDSK; encoded by the coding sequence ATGCGATTCCGTGAAAATATAAAACGTGAATTGAAACAATGGAGCCTGGCCGGCTTGATCGTCCTGCTCTCACTTTCTGCAACCATTCAGTGGTCGCCTGCCCGAGATCAACCCAGGCTGGTTTCCAATCCCAAAAAAGAGGCTGCCACTCAGCTTTACCAGCAGGTTCGAGAAGCGCGAGCGACCTGGCGAGATTTTTCCGGATTCACAGCCGATGTGCTCATCCAGTACAATGGAAAAAGCACCACAGGCAAACTGACTGCAGACAAAGATTTTAAATTGAATCTCATTCTGGAAGATAATTCGCTGTCCGAGTGGAGCCTGCCTAAACTCAATTCAGTCATCGGGCATCGCAAATTTCGTAAGCAGGAACCCATCCCCGCTACATTTGCTGATGGTGAAGTGAACCACCCCCTGGGCCGACTGGTTAACATTGATGGCAAGAACGTTTCCTTTCGCCTGCAGGGAGACGTGATGACGGAAGTCCATCGTCGTTCTGACAAATCCTGGTTCACCATTTCCACGCTGGATGTCTGGCGTACAAAAGAAAATGAAGTTCTGCCCCGCGCGACTTCGGTGATTTATCGCGATCCCAAATCAGGGGCTATCACGGGCAATCGCAGTAATACATTTGCCTTCACTCGCATCGGAAACTTCGATCTGCCATCCAGCATGCTGACGGTCGAAACCGGTGAAAACTTTGGGCGAAATGTCGGCTCAATCAAATTGACAAACCATCGTTTAACAACTCCCGAATCACTCTCCAAGATTGATTCAAAGTAA
- a CDS encoding outer membrane protein assembly factor BamB family protein, producing MFNQLSLFVSLVVLLNTAFTQAADTWTGFRGTGSNISAATNLPLSWSPTQGIRWKQTVPGYGQSSPVVWKDSVFLTSIEGPQQEKCFIHAYGLSSGKLLWSKEYPASQTKKTSSMVSRAAPTPAVDEQGIYAFFESGDVIACSHAGETLWQRSLVKDYGSFVSNHGIGNSLAQTKSQLIVLTAHDGPSYLLSLDKKTGKNLWKTDREEGVAWTSPVIADRAGTPEIIVSAKGTVTGYQGLTGELLWTLTGISGNTIPSASIFEDSVLIGAATDRRNPDAAKASESNCCLKLVTKDGKPSYEIIWKAEKAVSYYCTPLAYEGCAYFVNKVGVVYCLDLRTGKQLYAERLSGPCWSSPLAAGDKIYFFTKKGVTDVIQPGSEFKLLASNELFTDEPEKPAAKETAPAGRGSGGGYPQLGPTIYGVAAVDQALLIRTGTELYCIEAQGN from the coding sequence GTGTTTAATCAACTCTCCCTGTTCGTATCCCTTGTCGTCCTGCTGAACACTGCCTTTACGCAGGCTGCAGATACCTGGACTGGATTTCGTGGCACGGGTTCAAATATTTCTGCTGCCACGAACCTCCCTTTAAGCTGGTCTCCCACACAGGGAATCCGCTGGAAGCAGACTGTGCCCGGTTATGGACAATCTTCTCCCGTCGTCTGGAAAGACAGTGTTTTCCTGACATCCATCGAAGGACCACAACAGGAAAAATGCTTCATCCATGCCTACGGTCTTTCGAGCGGAAAACTGCTCTGGAGTAAAGAATACCCGGCCAGCCAGACCAAAAAGACTTCGTCCATGGTCTCGCGCGCTGCTCCTACACCCGCTGTTGACGAGCAGGGCATCTATGCCTTCTTTGAAAGCGGCGATGTCATCGCTTGCTCACATGCCGGGGAAACACTCTGGCAGCGTTCCCTGGTGAAAGATTATGGCTCCTTTGTCAGTAATCACGGCATCGGCAATTCGCTCGCCCAGACAAAGAGTCAGCTGATTGTCTTAACTGCCCACGATGGTCCCTCCTATCTCCTGTCACTTGATAAAAAGACGGGAAAGAATCTCTGGAAGACTGATCGTGAAGAAGGCGTCGCCTGGACATCCCCTGTCATCGCCGACCGTGCCGGTACCCCCGAAATCATCGTCAGTGCTAAAGGAACAGTCACAGGGTACCAGGGTCTCACAGGCGAACTGCTCTGGACTCTGACTGGTATCAGCGGCAATACCATTCCTTCTGCCTCGATCTTCGAAGACTCTGTTTTAATCGGCGCCGCCACCGATCGTCGTAACCCGGATGCAGCTAAAGCCAGTGAATCCAACTGTTGCCTGAAGCTGGTTACCAAAGATGGGAAGCCCTCTTATGAAATCATCTGGAAAGCGGAAAAAGCAGTCTCTTATTACTGCACTCCACTCGCCTATGAAGGTTGTGCGTACTTCGTGAATAAGGTCGGTGTCGTCTACTGCCTGGATCTCAGAACCGGTAAGCAGCTCTATGCAGAACGTCTGTCCGGCCCCTGCTGGAGTTCGCCACTCGCCGCCGGTGACAAGATTTATTTCTTCACGAAAAAAGGAGTCACCGATGTCATCCAGCCCGGCTCCGAATTCAAACTGCTGGCCTCTAACGAACTCTTCACTGACGAACCGGAAAAACCAGCAGCCAAAGAAACCGCTCCAGCAGGGCGGGGCTCAGGAGGCGGATATCCCCAACTGGGACCAACGATCTATGGCGTCGCCGCCGTCGACCAGGCGCTGCTGATTCGCACGGGCACAGAGCTCTACTGCATTGAAGCCCAGGGCAACTAA
- a CDS encoding RrF2 family transcriptional regulator, translated as MISQTEAYALRAMTCLAFRFPDYMTRDQLSQAAEVPHAYLPKIMLELNRTGLIRSQRGQNGGYALIPSPQEISLLDVIKSVKAGFQRELSQHRPDTSNEVRQLDEHLNHTFSLLETSLEQTSLADIFNKSKQPSTEVPDCV; from the coding sequence ATGATTTCTCAAACCGAAGCATATGCCCTGCGAGCCATGACCTGTCTGGCATTTCGCTTTCCCGATTACATGACGCGAGACCAGCTGTCCCAGGCAGCGGAGGTCCCGCATGCCTATCTTCCTAAAATCATGCTGGAACTGAATCGAACCGGCCTGATCCGTTCGCAACGCGGACAGAATGGCGGCTATGCTTTGATTCCATCTCCACAGGAAATCTCACTGCTGGATGTCATCAAGTCAGTGAAAGCAGGTTTTCAACGTGAGCTCTCTCAACATCGTCCCGATACTTCCAACGAAGTCCGTCAGCTCGACGAACATCTGAATCATACTTTTTCGCTGCTGGAGACCAGCCTCGAACAGACATCGCTGGCGGACATCTTCAACAAATCAAAACAACCATCGACCGAGGTACCTGATTGTGTTTAA
- a CDS encoding tetratricopeptide repeat protein, with product MDPQITLQKAIGLFRQGLQFQALEWLAKLLEIQPDSGKAWELKGLIENSLSWQHVSIHSLETATTLIPLSASGQYVLAKNYLEIGKTALGGSVFGILLQRDDIPDRLLPAIAAYLSRYPDFTYLALSAFRKSVKQDPECGDSLLGMAYFMEKLKYPYPQIAGVLRKAVSLDPDNRHYRMALSNVLVQSGLMEEAWQTVREISQSELKQIQCTSCLNKLIHIFTEAQDHSRRDYCLSLLSQLSATETSSTSRLPPDRISQSL from the coding sequence ATGGATCCTCAAATCACACTGCAGAAAGCAATCGGCCTGTTTCGACAGGGACTGCAATTCCAGGCTCTCGAATGGCTCGCTAAACTGCTTGAGATACAACCAGATTCCGGTAAAGCATGGGAACTCAAAGGATTAATCGAAAACTCTTTGAGCTGGCAACATGTTTCCATTCACTCACTTGAAACGGCAACCACCCTGATTCCACTGTCTGCCTCCGGGCAGTATGTTCTGGCGAAAAATTACCTGGAAATCGGAAAAACTGCTCTGGGTGGATCTGTGTTTGGGATTTTGCTCCAGCGCGATGATATCCCTGATCGACTTCTACCGGCTATCGCTGCTTATCTTAGTCGATATCCTGATTTTACTTACCTGGCTTTGTCTGCCTTCAGAAAATCGGTCAAACAGGATCCGGAATGTGGAGACTCTTTACTGGGCATGGCTTATTTCATGGAGAAGTTGAAGTATCCTTATCCACAGATTGCCGGTGTACTTCGCAAAGCCGTCTCGCTTGATCCGGACAATCGCCACTATCGGATGGCGTTGAGTAATGTACTGGTTCAATCAGGTCTAATGGAAGAAGCCTGGCAAACGGTCAGAGAAATCAGCCAATCCGAACTCAAGCAGATTCAATGCACAAGCTGTCTGAATAAACTGATTCACATTTTTACCGAAGCGCAAGATCACAGTCGACGTGACTACTGCCTGAGCCTCCTGTCGCAATTGTCTGCAACTGAAACTTCATCAACAAGCAGACTGCCGCCTGACAGGATTTCCCAGTCCCTATAA